In Panicum virgatum strain AP13 chromosome 5K, P.virgatum_v5, whole genome shotgun sequence, the genomic window GATGGAACGGATACCTGGATGGATATGCTCCGCTACAGTCCACTGGTGCCAAGGTTGGCATCCACAAACAGAGCCCGATTTTTCTCGAAATTGATCTTTTTTATTTACCCCTTTCCATAAACTGAAGTATTTCagttttctgatttttatactgATTAACTTTGCAGGAAAAAGGGGGAAAGAAATTTGCGATGAGGAGCTGAAGTTGGCAAGAATTCGAGTCGAAGATGTACCCAAGATGCCAGGACTCGTGTTCCTATCGTGCACGAACCAACCCGTGGGCGCGCCTGCGGGCTGCAAATACGCGACGTCGTGGTCCCGAGCCCACGACCCCAGCGACCAACAAAATCTCGGGAAACACGCGGCCTATCGAATCGTCCCTGGATCAAAGCCTCGCCGACTTCGCCGCCGCACCCGCTGCCATGGCGGCGCCGACGCCCGCGGAGCTGGAGCACAAGGCGACGGAGGCCTTCTTCGACGACGacttcgccctcgccgccgcgctctacACGCAGGCCATTGCCGCGGGTCCCCCCACCGCGGCGCGCTACGCCGACCGCGCCCAGGCCCACGCCAAGATGGGAGAtttcgccgcggccgccgcggacgccgcccgcgccgccgagctcgaccCCGCCATGCCCCGGGCGCACCTCCGCAGGGCCCACGCCTGCGTCAAGCTGGAGCAGTACGACGAcgcccgggccgccgccgaggccggcgccgccctggccCCCGGCGACGCGCGGTTCGCCAAGCTGATGAGCGAGATCGACGCCAAGGCGCCCAAGCCGATGGAGACCGaggcgagcgccgccgtcgccgcgccggctTCTGCGGAGAAGCCCAAGTACAGACACGACTACTACAACAgcgcggcggaggtggtggtgACCGTGTTCGCCAAGGGCGTGGCCCCCGAGCACGTCGCGGTGGATTTCGGCGAGCAGCTGCTGAGCGTCTCCGTCGAGGTCCCCGGCGAGGCGCCGTACCACCTGCAGCCCCGGCTGTTCGGCAAGATCGTCCCCGACAAGTGCCGGTTCGCCGTCCTCTCCACCAAGATCGAGGTCCGCCTCGCCAAGGCCGAGCCGGGGACGACGTGGCCGTCGCTGGAGTTCACCGGCAAGCCCAGGCTCGCCACCGTGGCGCCACCACGCGGGAgcagctcctcctccggcggcggcggcggcgcccagcggCCGAGCTACCCGTCGTCCAGGGGCCGCAAGGACTGGGACAGGATCGAGGCGGAGGTGAAGAGGgcggagaaggaggagaagctGGACGGCGATGCGGCTGCCAACAAGTTCTTCCAGGACATCTTCCGCAACGCCGACGAGGACATGCGGCGCGCCATGACCAAGTCGTtccaggagtccaacggcacgGTGCTGTCGACCAACTGGAAGGACGTCGGCGCCAAGAAGATTGAGCCCAGCCCGCCGGAAGGCATGGATCTGCGCAAGTGGGAGTACTGACGAGATTGATCGTGCAAGCAAGCTAGTAATTACCACTAGTAGCTCGTAGTAGTAAATCGTATCACTTATTAGGATATCAATTCTATATCAATGATATTTGATTTGAACTCTTCGTTTCAACTCTGATGATCAATTGAACTAATTCGATGATTCTTGTTAGTAGCCTCTAACGCTCTATGATTCTACAAATTTTTGCCCAATTTAggtatgaaaaaaaaaaataaacagaGCGTAGG contains:
- the LOC120706039 gene encoding protein SGT1 homolog — its product is MYPRCQDSCSYRARTNPWARLRAANTRRRGPEPTTPATNKISGNTRPIESSLDQSLADFAAAPAAMAAPTPAELEHKATEAFFDDDFALAAALYTQAIAAGPPTAARYADRAQAHAKMGDFAAAAADAARAAELDPAMPRAHLRRAHACVKLEQYDDARAAAEAGAALAPGDARFAKLMSEIDAKAPKPMETEASAAVAAPASAEKPKYRHDYYNSAAEVVVTVFAKGVAPEHVAVDFGEQLLSVSVEVPGEAPYHLQPRLFGKIVPDKCRFAVLSTKIEVRLAKAEPGTTWPSLEFTGKPRLATVAPPRGSSSSSGGGGGAQRPSYPSSRGRKDWDRIEAEVKRAEKEEKLDGDAAANKFFQDIFRNADEDMRRAMTKSFQESNGTVLSTNWKDVGAKKIEPSPPEGMDLRKWEY